The nucleotide sequence AGGCCGGACCCGGACTCGAGGTCAACAATAGGACGCAGCGGCCCCGGCGGCGCGCTTCCGCGGCGCCGGCGGGCGCCATCAAGCAGCCCACCGAGGGCCTTGGGTCCGATCGGCTCGCCGGCCGCATGCGCAACCAGCACCAGCGCCACATCGCCAATGGTGGCGTCGAGTTCCTCGAGAACGGCACGCTGCTCGGAGATGCGTTCGGCATACCAGTAGAAGGCGGGGTGGTCGGGCAGACTGCGGTACTCGTATGCCTCGTCCCGCACCAGAACCTGATTGACGAGTAATTCCTCGACGCGGACGCCCATCAGGGCCAACGATCCCAGCGTGCGCGTCGCCTCCGCTGCGACCACCCGCTCAGGAGTCAGCACCAGATGCGCGCCGACCAGAGAACCATCCGTCAGCAAAGTGCTGAGTCGATCGACGCTGGCGCTGGTTCGCTCCAGCAGCTCCACCAGCGCTGCCGAGCGGGCATCTTCGATCGCGAGGCTGAGCCGGCGATGCCGCGGCCACGCGCGCTCGACGTACAGGGAGAAGGTGGCGGGGAGGGTCAACATCCGCAGGGCGTCCGCGGTCGAGGCGCAGTCGACCACGATGCGGTCCCAACGTCCACTGGCCGCGAGCTCACCGACCGCGTGCAGACCGAGCACTTCCTGGACTCCGGGCAGCGCGGAGAGCTCCTCGGGAGCAATGCTGCCCAGCTCCGAATCCGGAAATCGCCCGTTGAGGGCATCGACAACGTCTCGCCAGCGGTCTTCGAGCAACGCCAGGGTGTCCAGCGCTAGGGCATCCAAGAACCCCCCGCCGGTGTCGACCTGACCGGTCTCGAGATCGGCAAAAACACGAACCGGCTCGCCGGAGCCCGTCGGCGCAACCGCA is from Mycobacterium marinum and encodes:
- a CDS encoding ArsA family ATPase; amino-acid sequence: MSDPVAPTPARISLFVGKGGVGKSTLAAATAVCDATAGQRVLVVSTDQAHSLGDVLGIAVAPTGSGEPVRVFADLETGQVDTGGGFLDALALDTLALLEDRWRDVVDALNGRFPDSELGSIAPEELSALPGVQEVLGLHAVGELAASGRWDRIVVDCASTADALRMLTLPATFSLYVERAWPRHRRLSLAIEDARSAALVELLERTSASVDRLSTLLTDGSLVGAHLVLTPERVVAAEATRTLGSLALMGVRVEELLVNQVLVRDEAYEYRSLPDHPAFYWYAERISEQRAVLEELDATIGDVALVLVAHAAGEPIGPKALGGLLDGARRRRGSAPPGPLRPIVDLESGSGLGSVYRLRLALPQLDPGSLTLGRADDDLIISAGGMRRRVRLASVLRRCIVLDARLSGGELTIRFRPDPEVWPT